The DNA region GGCGCCAGAGAGTCGGTACAGTTCCGTCCCGGTACGTCAGCTGAACTACGGAGTGCGAGGCAGGCCAACGCACCGTGTCTTGTTCATCGTGACCGAGAACGAGGTCGTCGTCCTACGCGTACTCCACTTGGCCCAGGACGCACTCGCTCCCGAAGACCTAGGCTTCGACGGACTTTCGAATCCCTAATCGCCCC from Pirellulimonas nuda includes:
- a CDS encoding type II toxin-antitoxin system RelE/ParE family toxin encodes the protein MSFKLRVTDPAKDDIRQIVTWWSEHRDAGQAQRWQIGLETRVRTLRQRPTSRPLAPESRYSSVPVRQLNYGVRGRPTHRVLFIVTENEVVVLRVLHLAQDALAPEDLGFDGLSNP